In Fusarium oxysporum f. sp. lycopersici 4287 chromosome 4, whole genome shotgun sequence, a genomic segment contains:
- a CDS encoding hypothetical protein (At least one base has a quality score < 10), which translates to MVKAYGWASLCSCSGSGHKPTCRIRDIVNPVGASMHARGWLLSLEWIKGPMSMRVGDGAWMVFAHRDPKSTAVRVMEIVQILFSVAIDTLAAAYLENMIPISDAEQTGRQ; encoded by the exons ATGGTCAAAGCCTATGGGTGGGCCAGTCTCTGCTCATGCTCTGGATCAGGGCACAAACCAACTTGCAGGATTCGAGATATCGTCAACCCAGTAGGAGCCAGCATGCATGCGAGGGGTTGGCTTCTCAGCCTGGAGTGGATCAAGGGCCCCATGTCAATGAGGGTTGGAGACGGCGCTTGGATGGTTTTCGCCCACAGGGACCCCAAGAGTACCGCTGTGCGAGTG ATGGAGATTGTCCAAATCTTATTCTCGGTTGCCATAGACACGCTTGCAGCAGCATACCTAGAAAACATGATTCCAATAAGCGATGCCGAGCAGACTGGGAGGCAATAA
- a CDS encoding hypothetical protein (At least one base has a quality score < 10) codes for MAAAFRPVNSPLAMTVSREDVMGSSTATPRPNTAPHTHSQIPADDGATPTRATFNLASQKPLPSSPFPQGIQMPEQPPKPKMPRRHDSRHSNKSGDSGDVDMDDSDGETGTIEDGAGSDDESVGADGPRSGKKKKSQRFYCTDYPPCNLSFTRSEHLARHIRKHTGERPFQCHCSRRFSRLDNLRQHAQTVHVNENIPMDSLAATGSRFQRQMRPDRIRQAGNRARASTGGSAGGPQRGHSKSLSTSSITSVSSVGSAYSVQDARRRPPPLVMADPRSRLSLESYRSAMEGSYPHYRPASPSDFGTPTSSTFSTGQSSPRWGPGVSSPATSHSRSHSMYTSGSRTPGRRLSVPGNPFQSPGAPGGRPMMFGPGPANASNVGALPPNSNGIPPSPTPSSTSQWSRRESMSESDWRRRTWHPDSRNINGNPSQLSSVVNQSSVRPNPPPPIANPSTSQSSFRLPGIESFDPLPPATPPRRQPSPMMVDQEPQIRASYQPHLPETPMQDERRNLNLYDASLQRGLNRLDINHSTPPRDSAGSWASEANKAVQAQAEHVRLNPPTVRFEERPPVYQGPKPPPTSAPRSLHQHTVSAPSITTSRENKRRGWYNGPVSLHRDGRPPQEQQDTRLAHVDRMVHPNFTGFSGFPVKEAPLHPQYQQPPQQLPPQTQQHPQHPQQQQHPHQQTQQQQQGRPGSNGSLGRLEALVAVATSEGSTAAAY; via the exons ATGGCGGCCGCTTTTCGCCCAGTGAATTCCCCGCTGGCCATGACGGTCTCTCGCGAAGACGTCATGGGTTCATCGACCGCAACTCCTCGACCCAACACAGCCCCTCATACACACTCACAAATACCTGCCGACGATGGTGCGACTCCGACAAGGGCAACTTTCAACCTGGCTAGCCAGAAGCCACTACCATCTAGTCCTTTCCCCCAAGGAATACAGATGCCTGAACAACCACCGAAACCAAAGATGCCTCGGCGTCACGACTCACGGCATTCGAATAAATCAGGAGACTCGGGAGACGTAGATATGGACGATTCCGATGGAGAGACTGGCACCATTGAGGATGGCGCTGGATCTGACGACGAAAGTGTTGGAGCAGACGGACCCAGGTcaggcaagaagaagaagtcgcAGCGCTTTTATTGTACGGACTATCCTCCTTGTAATTTGAGCTTTACGCGGAGCGAGCATCTTGCCCGGCATATCAG AAAGCATACAGGAGAACGTCCATTCCAGTGCCACTGCTCTCGCCGCTTTTCAAGACTCGACAATTTGAGGCAACATGCACAGACAGTCCATGTCAACGAGAACATTCCTATGGACTCGCTAGCTGCAACCGGTTCCCGGTTTCAACGGCAGATGCGGCCCGATCGAATCAGGCAAGCCGGGAATCGAGCCAGAGCATCGACAGGTGGTAGTGCCGGCGGTCCTCAACGAGGACATTCCAAATCGCTCTCTACCTCGAGTATCACCAGTGTCAGTTCTGTCGGCTCGGCTTACAGCGTTCAAGATGCCAGACGGCGACCGCCTCCATTGGTAATGGCAGACCCTCGCTCGCGATTGTCTTTGGAGTCTTACCGGAGTGCTATGGAGGGCTCTTACCCTCACTACCGACCTGCTTCTCCTAGTGATTTCGGAACACCAACTTCATCCACCTTCTCAACTGGGCAGAGCAGCCCAAGATGGGGACCAGGCGTGTCTTCCCCAGCAACGTCACACTCACGATCTCACAGCATGTATACCTCTGGAAGTCGAACACCAGGCCGCCGTTTGAGTGTTCCAGGAAACCCATTTCAATCCCCTGGAGCACCAGGGGGGAGACCGATGATGTTTGGGCCTGGTCCTGCCAATGCTTCGAATGTGGGTGCTCTCCCGCCAAACAGTAACGGCATCCCTCCATCCCCAACTCCCTCATCGACTTCTCAATGGTCTCGTAGGGAGTCAATGTCAGAGAGTGATTGGCGCCGAAGAACATGGCATCCAGACAGCCGCAATATCAATGGGAACCCCAGTCAGCTAAGCTCCGTTGTGAACCAGTCATCTGTCCGTCCGAACCCACCACCACCGATCGCGAATCCTTCCACTTCTCAGTCGTCCTTCCGCCTGCCCGGTATCGAGTCGTTCGACCCTCTCCCACCTGCCACACCACCAAGGAGACAGCCTTCGCCCATGATGGTCGACCAAGAGCCTCAGATTCGAGCCTCTTATCAACCCCACCTCCCCGAAACCCCGATGCAGGACGAGAGACGAAACCTAAACTTGTACGACGCGAGCCTTCAGAGAGGCCTCAACCGCCTTGATATCAACCACAGTACACCGCCTCGTGATAGCGCGGGTAGCTGGGCTTCCGAAGCAAACAAGGCTGTCCAGGCTCAAGCTGAGCATGTGCGGCTCAATCCTCCTACTGTTCGTTTTGAGGAGCGGCCTCCGGTATACCAGGGCCCCAAACCTCCACCTACCTCTGCCCCAcgatctcttcatcaacacacAGTTTCGGCCCCATCTATTACAACATCGAGAGAAAATAAGCGTCGTGGATGGTACAATGGGCCCGTTTCTCTTCATAGAGACGGCCGACCTCCTCAAGAGCAGCAAGATACACGGCTAGCTCACGTGGATAGGATGGTGCATCCGAACTTTACTGGCTTCAGTGGATTCCCCGTCAAAGAAGCACCACTGCATCCTCAATATCAGCAACCACCACAACAACTGCCCCCACAAACTCAGCAGCACCCGCAGCATccccagcagcaacaacacccGCATCAACAGacccaacagcaacagcagggACGACCTGGCAGCAATGGCTCTCTAGGCCGTCTTGAGGCGTTAGTTGCTGTTGCGACAAGCGAAGGATCTACTGCTGCAGCATACTGA
- a CDS encoding hypothetical protein (At least one base has a quality score < 10) encodes MAAAFRPVNSPLAMTVSREDVMGSSTATPRPNTAPHTHSQIPADDGATPTRATFNLASQKPLPSSPFPQGIQMPEQPPKPKMPRRHDSRHSNKSGDSGDVDMDDSDGETGTIEDGAGSDDESVGADGPRSGKKKKSQRFYCTDYPPCNLSFTRSEHLARHIRKHTGERPFQCHCSRRFSRLDNLRQHAQTVHVNENIPMDSLAATGSRFQRQMRPDRIRQAGNRARASTGGSAGGPQRGHSKSLSTSSITSVSSVGSAYSVQDARRRPPPLVMADPRSRLSLESYRSAMEGSYPHYRPASPSDFGTPTSSTFSTGQSSPRWGPGVSSPATSHSRSHSMYTSGSRTPGRRLSVPGNPFQSPGAPGGRPMMFGPGPANASNSSVRPNPPPPIANPSTSQSSFRLPGIESFDPLPPATPPRRQPSPMMVDQEPQIRASYQPHLPETPMQDERRNLNLYDASLQRGLNRLDINHSTPPRDSAGSWASEANKAVQAQAEHVRLNPPTVRFEERPPVYQGPKPPPTSAPRSLHQHTVSAPSITTSRENKRRGWYNGPVSLHRDGRPPQEQQDTRLAHVDRMVHPNFTGFSGFPVKEAPLHPQYQQPPQQLPPQTQQHPQHPQQQQHPHQQTQQQQQGRPGSNGSLGRLEALVAVATSEGSTAAAY; translated from the exons ATGGCGGCCGCTTTTCGCCCAGTGAATTCCCCGCTGGCCATGACGGTCTCTCGCGAAGACGTCATGGGTTCATCGACCGCAACTCCTCGACCCAACACAGCCCCTCATACACACTCACAAATACCTGCCGACGATGGTGCGACTCCGACAAGGGCAACTTTCAACCTGGCTAGCCAGAAGCCACTACCATCTAGTCCTTTCCCCCAAGGAATACAGATGCCTGAACAACCACCGAAACCAAAGATGCCTCGGCGTCACGACTCACGGCATTCGAATAAATCAGGAGACTCGGGAGACGTAGATATGGACGATTCCGATGGAGAGACTGGCACCATTGAGGATGGCGCTGGATCTGACGACGAAAGTGTTGGAGCAGACGGACCCAGGTcaggcaagaagaagaagtcgcAGCGCTTTTATTGTACGGACTATCCTCCTTGTAATTTGAGCTTTACGCGGAGCGAGCATCTTGCCCGGCATATCAG AAAGCATACAGGAGAACGTCCATTCCAGTGCCACTGCTCTCGCCGCTTTTCAAGACTCGACAATTTGAGGCAACATGCACAGACAGTCCATGTCAACGAGAACATTCCTATGGACTCGCTAGCTGCAACCGGTTCCCGGTTTCAACGGCAGATGCGGCCCGATCGAATCAGGCAAGCCGGGAATCGAGCCAGAGCATCGACAGGTGGTAGTGCCGGCGGTCCTCAACGAGGACATTCCAAATCGCTCTCTACCTCGAGTATCACCAGTGTCAGTTCTGTCGGCTCGGCTTACAGCGTTCAAGATGCCAGACGGCGACCGCCTCCATTGGTAATGGCAGACCCTCGCTCGCGATTGTCTTTGGAGTCTTACCGGAGTGCTATGGAGGGCTCTTACCCTCACTACCGACCTGCTTCTCCTAGTGATTTCGGAACACCAACTTCATCCACCTTCTCAACTGGGCAGAGCAGCCCAAGATGGGGACCAGGCGTGTCTTCCCCAGCAACGTCACACTCACGATCTCACAGCATGTATACCTCTGGAAGTCGAACACCAGGCCGCCGTTTGAGTGTTCCAGGAAACCCATTTCAATCCCCTGGAGCACCAGGGGGGAGACCGATGATGTTTGGGCCTGGTCCTGCCAATGCTTCGAAT TCATCTGTCCGTCCGAACCCACCACCACCGATCGCGAATCCTTCCACTTCTCAGTCGTCCTTCCGCCTGCCCGGTATCGAGTCGTTCGACCCTCTCCCACCTGCCACACCACCAAGGAGACAGCCTTCGCCCATGATGGTCGACCAAGAGCCTCAGATTCGAGCCTCTTATCAACCCCACCTCCCCGAAACCCCGATGCAGGACGAGAGACGAAACCTAAACTTGTACGACGCGAGCCTTCAGAGAGGCCTCAACCGCCTTGATATCAACCACAGTACACCGCCTCGTGATAGCGCGGGTAGCTGGGCTTCCGAAGCAAACAAGGCTGTCCAGGCTCAAGCTGAGCATGTGCGGCTCAATCCTCCTACTGTTCGTTTTGAGGAGCGGCCTCCGGTATACCAGGGCCCCAAACCTCCACCTACCTCTGCCCCAcgatctcttcatcaacacacAGTTTCGGCCCCATCTATTACAACATCGAGAGAAAATAAGCGTCGTGGATGGTACAATGGGCCCGTTTCTCTTCATAGAGACGGCCGACCTCCTCAAGAGCAGCAAGATACACGGCTAGCTCACGTGGATAGGATGGTGCATCCGAACTTTACTGGCTTCAGTGGATTCCCCGTCAAAGAAGCACCACTGCATCCTCAATATCAGCAACCACCACAACAACTGCCCCCACAAACTCAGCAGCACCCGCAGCATccccagcagcaacaacacccGCATCAACAGacccaacagcaacagcagggACGACCTGGCAGCAATGGCTCTCTAGGCCGTCTTGAGGCGTTAGTTGCTGTTGCGACAAGCGAAGGATCTACTGCTGCAGCATACTGA
- a CDS encoding hypothetical protein (At least one base has a quality score < 10): MLTDINRKHTGERPFQCHCSRRFSRLDNLRQHAQTVHVNENIPMDSLAATGSRFQRQMRPDRIRQAGNRARASTGGSAGGPQRGHSKSLSTSSITSVSSVGSAYSVQDARRRPPPLVMADPRSRLSLESYRSAMEGSYPHYRPASPSDFGTPTSSTFSTGQSSPRWGPGVSSPATSHSRSHSMYTSGSRTPGRRLSVPGNPFQSPGAPGGRPMMFGPGPANASNSSVRPNPPPPIANPSTSQSSFRLPGIESFDPLPPATPPRRQPSPMMVDQEPQIRASYQPHLPETPMQDERRNLNLYDASLQRGLNRLDINHSTPPRDSAGSWASEANKAVQAQAEHVRLNPPTVRFEERPPVYQGPKPPPTSAPRSLHQHTVSAPSITTSRENKRRGWYNGPVSLHRDGRPPQEQQDTRLAHVDRMVHPNFTGFSGFPVKEAPLHPQYQQPPQQLPPQTQQHPQHPQQQQHPHQQTQQQQQGRPGSNGSLGRLEALVAVATSEGSTAAAY; encoded by the exons ATGCTGACCGATATCAACAGAAAGCATACAGGAGAACGTCCATTCCAGTGCCACTGCTCTCGCCGCTTTTCAAGACTCGACAATTTGAGGCAACATGCACAGACAGTCCATGTCAACGAGAACATTCCTATGGACTCGCTAGCTGCAACCGGTTCCCGGTTTCAACGGCAGATGCGGCCCGATCGAATCAGGCAAGCCGGGAATCGAGCCAGAGCATCGACAGGTGGTAGTGCCGGCGGTCCTCAACGAGGACATTCCAAATCGCTCTCTACCTCGAGTATCACCAGTGTCAGTTCTGTCGGCTCGGCTTACAGCGTTCAAGATGCCAGACGGCGACCGCCTCCATTGGTAATGGCAGACCCTCGCTCGCGATTGTCTTTGGAGTCTTACCGGAGTGCTATGGAGGGCTCTTACCCTCACTACCGACCTGCTTCTCCTAGTGATTTCGGAACACCAACTTCATCCACCTTCTCAACTGGGCAGAGCAGCCCAAGATGGGGACCAGGCGTGTCTTCCCCAGCAACGTCACACTCACGATCTCACAGCATGTATACCTCTGGAAGTCGAACACCAGGCCGCCGTTTGAGTGTTCCAGGAAACCCATTTCAATCCCCTGGAGCACCAGGGGGGAGACCGATGATGTTTGGGCCTGGTCCTGCCAATGCTTCGAAT TCATCTGTCCGTCCGAACCCACCACCACCGATCGCGAATCCTTCCACTTCTCAGTCGTCCTTCCGCCTGCCCGGTATCGAGTCGTTCGACCCTCTCCCACCTGCCACACCACCAAGGAGACAGCCTTCGCCCATGATGGTCGACCAAGAGCCTCAGATTCGAGCCTCTTATCAACCCCACCTCCCCGAAACCCCGATGCAGGACGAGAGACGAAACCTAAACTTGTACGACGCGAGCCTTCAGAGAGGCCTCAACCGCCTTGATATCAACCACAGTACACCGCCTCGTGATAGCGCGGGTAGCTGGGCTTCCGAAGCAAACAAGGCTGTCCAGGCTCAAGCTGAGCATGTGCGGCTCAATCCTCCTACTGTTCGTTTTGAGGAGCGGCCTCCGGTATACCAGGGCCCCAAACCTCCACCTACCTCTGCCCCAcgatctcttcatcaacacacAGTTTCGGCCCCATCTATTACAACATCGAGAGAAAATAAGCGTCGTGGATGGTACAATGGGCCCGTTTCTCTTCATAGAGACGGCCGACCTCCTCAAGAGCAGCAAGATACACGGCTAGCTCACGTGGATAGGATGGTGCATCCGAACTTTACTGGCTTCAGTGGATTCCCCGTCAAAGAAGCACCACTGCATCCTCAATATCAGCAACCACCACAACAACTGCCCCCACAAACTCAGCAGCACCCGCAGCATccccagcagcaacaacacccGCATCAACAGacccaacagcaacagcagggACGACCTGGCAGCAATGGCTCTCTAGGCCGTCTTGAGGCGTTAGTTGCTGTTGCGACAAGCGAAGGATCTACTGCTGCAGCATACTGA